From a single Eleginops maclovinus isolate JMC-PN-2008 ecotype Puerto Natales chromosome 2, JC_Emac_rtc_rv5, whole genome shotgun sequence genomic region:
- the myo5c gene encoding LOW QUALITY PROTEIN: unconventional myosin-Vc (The sequence of the model RefSeq protein was modified relative to this genomic sequence to represent the inferred CDS: inserted 1 base in 1 codon): MALLELYTEYNRVWIPDADQVWKSAEIVRDFLLGDNVLELLLEDGTENYYPVDPAKPQLPPLRNPDILVGENDLTALSYLHEPAVLHNLRVRFVESKIIYTYCGIILVAVNPYKQLHIYGDAIIHAYSGQNMGDMDPHIFAVAEEAYKQMARNHKNQSIIVSGESGAGKTVSARYAMRYFAVVSKSGSKTRVEDKVLASNPITEAIGNAKTTRNDNSSRFGKYTEISFDRRYRIIGANMRTYLLEKSRVVFQADNERNYHIFYQMCSCAHLPEFKNLKLLSADEFAYTCMGGEITIEGVDDQKDMEETRRTFSLLGLMEDFQSDVFKVLAAVLHLGNLEIKNSGDGKSSVPLRDPHLAVFCELLGVSAEGLARWLCHRRIVLVAETVVKPVPKERAINARDALAKQIYAHLFDCIINKINTALQVPGKQHAFIGVLDIYGFETFDINSFEQFCINYANEKLQQQFNLHVFKLEQEEYMKEDIPWTLIDFYDNQPVIDLIEAKMGILDLLDEECLFPQGTDRSWLQKLFKYLDANPLFEKPRLSNEAFVIQHFADKVEYQCGGFLEKNRDTLYEELVDILRVSEFPFVSNFFQEEKQKTVTSKVVKVRPARPGVKSANKQQRASVGDKFCSSLSLLMETLNATTPHYVRCIKPNDEKLSFEYDSRRVVQQLRACGVLETIRISAQSYPSRWTYNEFYSRYSILMLHHERDLSDKKQTCKNVLQRLIQDPNQYKFGRTKIFFRAGQVAYLEKLRLDRLRGACVTLQKHVRGWSKRRKYLRMREAAIILQQYIRGTKTIRKSVTAATLKQGWAALVIQRCWRGYRMRQVFHLVRVASVTIQAFTRGWIARKRYKKMMEEQKALILQKYARAWLARRRFQTMRRLVLNVQLSFRVQQLRKKNEEQNKENRGLMERLTSLANSHSHTVDRLHGLEAQLEKATNHKTSLEAREKKAKDDASQITTHLQKEIEGLKLEKQNLEKKFEASSKEAKESFDHMKTNLGEQKEHEARFRKIAENNIEIQKIDHAKEEETLKEEIKRLKEGRVSLQRKIEEGDQVNADLQEQVIQLTKHVKVIPELRKDLNTLQNQRNNMDRKMKEQSEQARAKMNDITRQLLGGVVEENVLLGLTPDDSEKMYEVEDLLAAFDGLQKATRILENHQREQKESYETQVEGWKLKADHLENENSKLQNLFQEKSNVNENIRQELSRLSSENSVIPELKLQALELQRQKQDLEAHVEEQSRELADKTEEITNVLQKKIQEESSQRRHFEEKSEELEELKRELEGRVEELGEENNHLKRQLQMESEAKSKLRQETSQLTAENMDFEEQLDQKDRLIKKLQNQIKSLETSQKAKQTSAPAIPKDYLGMLEYKREDESRLIQNTILDLKPKGVVVNMIPGLPAYILFMCVRHADYLNDEVKLKTLMNGVIGAVKKVIMSHCKDFELLSFWLSNTYQLLNCLKQYSGEEEFLKQNTSRRXKNCLQNFDLSEHRQILSDLAIQIYHQFVSIMEKTLSPAIVPGMLEHESLQGISSMKPTGFRKRSNSFYEDSETHTISSIIQQLSVFHSTMSQHGMEQCLIKQAVKQMFYLVGATTLNNIMLRKDMCSCRKGMQIRCNISYLEEWLKERDMQSSNAMDTLRPLSQAACLLQVNKSTDDDAKEITEICTELNPVQIVKILNSYTPIDDFEKRVTSSFVRKVQSLLQDRDGSTQLMLDSDYRFQVTFPFCPSFQALELLQVPTSLNLGFLTRI, from the exons ATGGCTCTGTTGGAACTCTACACCGAG TACAACAGAGTGTGGATACCAGATGCAGATCAAGTGTGGAAATCAGCTGAGATTGTGAGAGACTTTCTACTTGGAGATAATGTTCTTGAATTGCTTCTTGAAGATGGCACT GAGAACTACTACCCTGTTGACCCGGCAAAACCACAACTCCCTCCTCTTCGCAACCCGGACATTTTGGTGGGGGAGAACGACCTCACGGCTCTCAGCTACCTGCATGAACCTGCGGTCCTGCACAACCTTAGAGTGCGCTTCGTCGAGTCCAAAATCATCTACACTTACTGTG GTATTATACTGGTAGCTGTAAATCCTTACAAACAGCTCCATATCTATGGAGATGCAATCATTCATGCCTACTCAGGCCAAAACATGGGAGACATGGACCCTCACATATTTGCAGTGGCAGAGGAAGCATACAAACAGATGGCCAG aaaCCACAAGAACCAGTCCATCATCGTCAGTGGTGAATCTGGAGCCGGGAAAACAGTGTCTGCTCGGTACGCTATGAGGTACTTTGCTGTTGTAAGCAAATCTGGAAGTAAGACTCGAGTTGAAGACAAAGTCCTGGCCTCCAATCCGATAACAGAG GCAATAGGGAATGCAAAGACCACCAGGAATGACAACAGCAGCCGTTTTGGGAAATACACAGAGATCAGCTTTGACAGGCGGTACCGGATCATTGGAGCGAACATGAGGACGTATCTCTTAGAGAAATCCAGAGTCGTTTTTCAG gCAGACAACGAGAGAAACTATCACATTTTCTACCAGATGTGTTCCTGTGCTCACCTGCCTGAGTTCAAAAATCTAAAACTGT TGAGTGCAGATGAGTTTGCGTACACCTGCATGGGTGGTGAGATCACTATTGAAGGTGTGGATGATCAGAAAGACATGGAGGAGACTCGGCGGACCTTCTCCCTCCTTG GGTTGATGGAGGACTTTCAGTCAGATGTATTCAAAGTGTTGGCAGCCGTTCTGCATTTGGGAAATTTGGAAATCAAAAACTCTGGAGATGGAAAATCATCAGTTCCA CTCAGGGATCCACACCTGGCAGTCTTCTGTGAGCTGCTGGGTGTGAGTGCAGAGGGGTTGGCGCGCTGGCTGTGCCACCGGCGGATCGTTCTGGTGGCTGAGACGGTGGTGAAGCCGGTGCCCAAAGAGCGGGCAATCAATGCCAGAGATGCCCTAGCCAAGCAGATCTATGCCCACCTGTTTGACTGTATCATCAACAAGATAAACACAGCACTGCAGGTTCCAGGAAAGCAACACGCTTTCATTGGTGTTCTGGACATTTATGG CTTTGAAACGTTTGACATCAACAGCTTTGAACAGTTTTGCATCAACTATGCAAATGAGAAGCTTCAGCAGCAGTTTAACTTG CACGTGTTCAAGCTGGAGCAAGAGGAGTATATGAAAGAGGACATCCCATGGACGTTAATAGATTTCTATGACAACCAGCCAGTCATTGACCTGATTGAAGCAAAGATGGGGATCCTGGACTTGCTTGATGAAGAATGTTTG tttccTCAGGGCACGGATCGAAGCTGGCTGCAAAAGCTGTTCAAATATCTTGATGCCAATCCTCTGTTTGAGAAGCCCAGGTTATCAAATGAGGCGTTTGTGATTCAACACTTTGCAGACAAG GTGGAATATCAATGCGGAGGTTTTCTAGAAAAGAACAGAGACACTCTCTATGAGGAACTGGTTGACATTTTGAGAGTCAGTGAG TTTCCCTTTGTGTCCAACTTCTTCCAAGAGGAGAAGCAAAAAACTGTGACGTCTAAAGTTGTCAAAGTGAGGCCCGCCAGACCCGGAGTGAAATCAGCCAACAAACAACAGAGAGCCTCAGTGGGAGATAAG TTCTGCAGCTCCCTCTCTTTACTGATGGAAACACTGAATGCTACCACCCCACATTATGTCCGCTGCATTAAGCCCAACGATGAAAAGCTCTCATTTGA GTATGACTCCAGGAGGGTGGTGCAGCAGCTGCGAGCCTGTGGAGTCCTGGAAACTATTCGTATTAGTGCACAGAGCTATCCATCCAG gtgGACATATAATGAGTTTTACAGCCGATACAGTATCCTAATGTTGCATCatgagagggatctcagtgaCAAGAAACAGACCTGCAAGAACGTGCTGCAGAGGTTGATTCAG GACCCAAACCAGTACAAGTTTGGTCGGACAAAGATCTTCTTCCGGGCTGGTCAGGTGGCTTATCTGGAGAAGCTGCGTCTGGACCGACTTAGAGGAGCCTGTGTGACCCTGCAGAAACACGTCCGCGGGTGGAGCAAGAGGAGGAAGTACCTGCGCATGAGAGAGGCTGCCATCATCCTGCAACAATACATCAGGGGGACAAAGACAATCCG TAAATCAGTGACTGCTGCGACTCTGAAGCAGGGCTGGGCCGCGCTGGTGATCCAGAGGTGCTGGAGAGGTTACCGCATGAGACAGGTCTTCCATTTAGTCCGTGTGGCCTCCGTCACCATCCAGGCCTTCACACGAGGCTGGATTGCCCGTAAACGCTACAAGAAG ATGATGGAGGAGCAGAAAGCCTTGATTTTACAGAAGTATGCCCGAGCATGGCTGGCACGGAGGCGTTTTCAGACCATGCGTCGGCTGGTGCTCAATGTCCAGCTCTCCTTCAGGGTGCAGCAGCTTAGGAAGAAGAATGAAGAGCAG AACAAAGAGAACCGTGGACTGATGGAAAGACTCACAAGCTTGGCCAATTCCCACTCTCACACCGTGGACCGGCTGCACGGTCTGGAGGCACAGCTGGAAAAAGCAACCAACCACAAGACGTCTTTGGAGGCCAGAGAGAAGAAAGCGAAAGACGATGCTAGCCAG aTAACAACACACCTTCAGAAGGAAATAGAGGGACTAAAACTTGAAAAGCAGAATTTGGAGAAAAAGTTTGAAGCTTCTTCCAAAGAGGCCAAAG AGAGCTTTGACCATATGAAGACGAATCTTGGGGAACAGAAAGAGCATGAAGCAAGGTTTAGAAA AATTGCAGAGAACAACATTGAGATCCAGAAGATCGACCACGCGAAGGAGGAGGAAACTCTGAAAGAGGAGATTAAGAGATTGAAAGAGGGGAGGGTTAGTCTGCAGAGAAAGATCGAGGAGGGAGACCAGGTGAATGCTGACCTGCAGGAGCAGGTCATCCAACTCACCAAACATGTCAAAGTCATTCCTGAACTAAGAAAGGATCTCAACACCCTGCAAAACCAGAGGAACAACATGGACCGCAAGATGAAAGAGCAGTCAGAACAAGCGAGAG CTAAAATGAACGATATCACAAGACAACTTCTTGGTGGTGTTGTTGAAGAGAACGTTCTTTTGGG GCTAACTCCAGACGACTCAGAGAAGATGTATGAAGTTGAAGATTTGCTGGCAGCCTTTGATGGTCTACAGAAAGCTACCAG AATCCTGGAAAACCACCAGAGGGAGCAGAAGGAAAGCTATGAGACCCAAGTTGAGGGTTGGAAATTGAAAGCGGACCACCTTGAAAATGAGAACAGCAAGTTGCAAAACCTGTTCCAGGAGAAAAGTAATGTCAACGAGAACATTCGCCAAGAACTGTCCCGGCTCAGCAGTGAGAACTCA GTTATACCAGAGCTGAAACTGCAGGCtttagagctgcagagacaaaaGCAAGATTTGGAGGCCCATGTagaggagcagagcagagaaCTAGCAG ACAAAACTGAGGAGATCACCAACGTACTTCAAAAGAAGATTCAAGAAGAGAGCTCACAACGCAG GCACTTTGAGGAGAAAAGTGAAGAGCTGGAGGAGTTGAAGAGGGAGCTTGAAGGAAGAGTTGAGGAGCTGGGAGAGGAGAACAATCACTTGAAGAGACAGCTGCAGATGGAGAGCGAGGCCAAGAGCAAACTGAGACAGGAGACTTCACAGTTAACGGCTGAGAATATG GACTTTGAGGAGCAGCTCGACCAGAAAGACAGATTAATAAAGAAGCTCcagaatcaaataaaaagcctTGAAACATCACAGAAAG CGAAGCAAACGTCTGCGCCTGCAATCCCCAAAGACTACCTCGGCATGTTGGAGTACAAGAGAGAGGATGAATCCAGACTCATTCAAAACACCATTCTGG ATCTGAAGCCCAAAGGTGTGGTGGTCAATATGATCCCCGGGCTGCCGGCTTACATCCTCTTCATGTGCGTCCGCCACGCCGACTACCTCAACGATGAAGTCAAACTCAAGACTCTCATGAATGGAGTCATTGGTGCTGTCAAAAAAGTCATCATG agtCACTGCAAAGACTTTGAGCTGCTGTCATTTTGGCTCTCCAACACGTATCAGCTGCTTAACTGTCTGAAGCAGTACAGCGGAGAGGAG GAGTTCCTGAAACAAAATACTTCTCgca aaaaaaactgcctGCAGAATTTTGATTTGTCTGAACACAGACAGATTCTCAGCGACCTGGCCATTCAAATCTACCATCAGTTTGTCTCGATCATGGAGAAGACCCTCTCTCCTGCAATTG TGCCTGGTATGTTGGAGCACGAGAGTCTACAAGGGATATCCAGCATGAAGCCGACAGGTTTCAGAAAGCGCTCAAACAGCTTTTACGAGgactcagagacacacactatCTCCTCCATCATTCAACAGCTCAGTGTCTTCCACTCCACCATGAGTCAACATGGCATGGAGCAGTGCCTCATCAAACAGGCTGTCAAACAAATGTTCTACCTGGTTGGAGCAACAACCCTCAACAACATCATGCTCCGTAAAGATATGTGCTCCTGCAGGAAGGGGATGCAAATCAG ATGTAACATTAGTTACCTGGAGGAATGGCTGAAGGAGAGGGACATGCAAAGCTCAAATGCTATGGACACTCTGAGGCCGTTGTCTCAGGCCGCCTGCCTGCTGCAAGTCAACAAGTCCACTGACGACGACGCCAAGGAGATCACTGAGATATGCACTGAACTAAACCCTGTTCAG ATTGTCAAGATTCTGAACTCCTACACTCCCATTGATGATTTTGAGAAAAGAGTGACATCGTCATTTGTTCGCAAAGTCCAG TCTTTACTACAAGATCGTGACGGGTCCACACAGCTGATGCTGGACTCAGATTATCGTTTCCAGGTCACGTTTCCTTTCTGCCCGTCCTTTCAGgctctggagctgctgcaggtcccTACCAGCCTCAACCTGGGTTTCCTCACCAGGATCTGA
- the gnb5a gene encoding guanine nucleotide-binding protein subunit beta-5a, whose translation MRSPLIPEMATQEVQLNETLVHLKTESETLKSKLEEERAKLHDVELHQVAEKVEGLGQFVMKTRRTLKGHGNKVLCMDWCKDKRRIVSSSQDGKVIVWDAFTTNKEHAVTMPCTWVMACAYAPSGCAVACGGLDNKCSVYPLSLDKNENLAAKKKSVAMHTNYLSACSFTNSDMQILTSSGDGTCALWDVESGQLLQSFHGHAADVLCLDLAPSETGNTFVSGGCDKKANVWDMRSGQCIQSFETHESDINSVRYYPSGDAFASGSDDATCRLYDLRADREVAIYSKESIIFGVSSVDFSLSGRLLFGGYNDYTINVWDVLKGTRVSILFGHENRVSTLRVSPDGTSFCTGSWDHTLRIWA comes from the exons ATGAGATCCCCTCTCATCCCTGAAATGGCGACACAGGAGGTACAGCTGAACGAGACTCTGGTGCATCTGAAAACGGAGTCGGAGACGCTGAAGTcgaagctggaggaggagagagcgaAGCTGCACGATGTCGAAC tacATCAGGTGGCAGAGAAGGTGGAGGGGCTGGGTCAGTTTGTGATGAAAACCCGGAGGACTCTGAAGGGACATGGAAACAAAGTCCTGTGTATGGACTGGTGTAAGGACAAGAGGAGGATCGTCAGCTCCTCTCAG GATGGGAAAGTGATCGTTTGGGATGCTTTCACCACCAACAAG GAGCATGCTGTGACAATGCCATGCACCTGGGTGATGGCCTGCGCCTACGCCCCCTCCGGCTGTGCTGTAGCATGTGG GGGCCTGGATAATAAATGCTCAGTGTACCCTCTGTCTCTGGACAAGAATGAGAACTTGGCTGCTAAGAAGAAGTCGGTGGCTATGCACACAAACTACCTGTCTGCCTGCAGCTTCACTAACTCTGATATGCAG ATCCTGACGTCCAGCGGGGACGGGACatgtgcattatgggatgttgAGAGTGGGCAGCTGTTGCAGAGCTTCCATGGACACGCAGCAGACGTGCTTTGTCTGGACCTGGCCCCCTCTGAGACTGGGAACACATTTGTTTCAGGG GGCTGTGATAAGAAGGCCAATGTGTGGGACATGCGCTCAGGACAGTGTATTCAGTCCTTTGAAACTCATGAATCAGACATAAATAGTGTGCG aTACTATCCCAGTGGGGATGCATTTGCATCTGGCTCAGATGATGCTACA TGCCGACTGTATGACTTGAGGGCAGACAGAGAAGTGGCCATTTATTCAAAAGAGAGCATCATATTTGGGGTCTCCAGTGTGGATTTCTCTCTCAGTG GACGGCTACTGTTCGGTGGCTATAACGACTACACCATAAATGTTTGGGATGTTCTCAAAGGAACACGGGTGTCTATTCTGTTTGGACACGAGAACCGCGTCAGTACGCTGCGTGTTTCCCCGGATGGGACGTCCTTCTGCACAGGTTCCTGGGATCACACTCTTCGG ATCTGGGCTTGA